From the Acidovorax carolinensis genome, one window contains:
- the stbB gene encoding StbB family protein — protein sequence MKIAVINFSGNVGKTTIARHLLLPRIDGAELFSVESLNAAEGEGHAMRGRQFGELQELLQTMDSAVVDIGASNVEELLGLMQKYQGSHEDFDAFVVPTVPALKQQQDTIATLVELARLGVSRSRVRLVFNMVSSAADVPAHFNLLRAFLKAQPIATENVACYLGPNEVYGRIRGSNADLASLARDDTDYKALIVKASDTAEKLALAQKLATRRLAVGVLPQLDACFAALGLAESAASNVVPLARQAQ from the coding sequence ATGAAAATCGCAGTGATCAACTTCTCGGGAAACGTGGGCAAAACCACCATCGCCAGGCATCTGCTGCTGCCGCGTATCGACGGCGCGGAGCTGTTTTCTGTGGAGAGCCTGAACGCGGCCGAGGGCGAGGGCCATGCGATGCGTGGCCGGCAGTTCGGCGAGCTGCAGGAGCTCCTGCAGACCATGGACAGCGCGGTGGTGGACATCGGGGCCAGCAACGTGGAGGAATTGCTCGGCCTGATGCAGAAATACCAAGGCAGTCACGAGGACTTCGATGCGTTTGTGGTTCCCACGGTGCCAGCCCTCAAGCAGCAGCAGGACACCATCGCCACCCTGGTCGAGCTGGCGCGGCTGGGCGTGTCCCGTTCAAGGGTGCGGCTGGTGTTCAACATGGTCAGCAGCGCCGCAGATGTCCCGGCGCACTTCAACCTGTTGCGGGCCTTCCTCAAAGCGCAGCCCATCGCCACAGAGAACGTGGCCTGCTATTTAGGCCCAAACGAGGTGTACGGGCGCATCCGGGGCAGCAATGCCGACCTCGCCTCCCTGGCCAGAGACGACACCGACTACAAGGCTTTGATCGTCAAGGCAAGCGACACCGCAGAAAAGCTCGCGCTGGCCCAGAAGCTGGCCACACGGCGGCTGGCGGTTGGTGTGTTGCCGCAGCTGGATGCCTGCTTTGCGGCGCTCGGTCTGGCGGAGAGCGCCGCCAGCAACGTGGTGCCGCTGGCACGGCAGGCACAGTGA
- the istA gene encoding IS21 family transposase, producing MDMIGRIRHLYARKNKSEREISRMTGLSRNTVAKWLHGEVDGPPRYRRSEQPNKLTAFHDALMLALKADARRPKHERRTAKALYAEIRQAGYEGGYTRVTDFIRAWRQSEGQGAAVNAFVPLAFELGEAFQFDWSEEGMVIGGIYYRVQVSHMKLCASRAFWLVAYPSQGHEMLFDAHTRSFAALGGVARRGIYDNMKTAVDKVKKGKGRIVNERFATMCAHYLYDPDFCNVASGWEKGVVEKNVQDSRRRIWIDAAQIKFGSFTELNAWLGQRCRALWDEVRHPEHKQFSVSEMLEHERAHLMPMPLPFDGYVEKPARVSSTCLVSVARNRYSVPCERVGQMVSTRLYPGRVVIVADDEVIARHERLSNAGETRYDWQHYIPLLQRKPGALRNGAPFADMPEPLQRLRRGLLRNPGGDRVMAQVLAIVLGAGLDAVLVAIELALESGAPGKVSVEHVVNVLSRLNAQPAPPTAATRLKVTTPPLANTARYDSLRADTADSAVGATTEGARHED from the coding sequence ATGGACATGATTGGCAGGATCCGGCATTTGTATGCCCGCAAGAACAAATCGGAGCGCGAGATATCGCGCATGACAGGGCTATCGCGCAACACGGTGGCGAAGTGGCTGCACGGCGAGGTGGACGGCCCACCGAGGTACCGCCGCAGCGAACAGCCCAACAAACTGACGGCGTTTCATGACGCGCTCATGCTGGCCTTGAAGGCCGATGCACGGCGGCCCAAACACGAGCGGCGCACGGCCAAGGCGCTGTACGCCGAGATCAGGCAAGCGGGCTACGAAGGGGGTTACACGCGGGTGACCGACTTCATCCGGGCGTGGCGCCAGAGCGAGGGTCAGGGGGCGGCCGTCAATGCCTTCGTGCCGCTGGCCTTCGAGCTGGGAGAGGCTTTCCAGTTCGACTGGAGCGAGGAAGGCATGGTGATCGGCGGCATCTACTACCGGGTGCAGGTCTCGCATATGAAGCTGTGTGCTTCGCGGGCCTTCTGGCTGGTGGCGTACCCCAGCCAGGGTCACGAGATGCTGTTCGATGCCCACACCCGATCGTTCGCCGCGCTGGGCGGCGTGGCACGCCGGGGCATCTACGACAACATGAAGACCGCTGTAGACAAGGTCAAGAAGGGCAAGGGACGCATCGTCAACGAGCGCTTTGCCACCATGTGCGCGCACTACCTCTATGACCCGGACTTCTGCAACGTGGCCAGCGGCTGGGAGAAAGGGGTGGTGGAGAAGAACGTGCAGGACAGCCGCCGACGCATCTGGATCGACGCGGCGCAGATCAAGTTCGGCAGCTTCACCGAACTCAACGCCTGGCTGGGCCAGCGCTGCCGCGCGTTGTGGGACGAGGTACGCCACCCCGAGCACAAGCAGTTCAGCGTGTCGGAGATGCTCGAACACGAGCGGGCGCACCTCATGCCCATGCCGCTGCCCTTCGACGGCTACGTCGAGAAACCCGCGCGGGTTTCCAGCACCTGCCTGGTGTCTGTGGCGCGCAACCGGTATTCGGTGCCGTGCGAACGCGTGGGCCAGATGGTGAGCACGCGGCTGTACCCGGGCCGCGTGGTCATCGTGGCCGATGATGAGGTCATCGCCCGCCACGAACGTCTGAGCAACGCGGGCGAGACCCGGTACGACTGGCAGCACTACATCCCGCTGCTGCAGAGAAAGCCCGGGGCGCTGAGAAACGGAGCGCCCTTTGCGGACATGCCCGAGCCACTGCAGCGGCTGCGCCGCGGGCTATTGCGTAACCCGGGAGGCGACCGGGTGATGGCGCAAGTGCTGGCGATTGTGCTTGGCGCCGGTCTGGACGCGGTGCTGGTGGCCATCGAGCTGGCGCTGGAGAGCGGTGCGCCAGGCAAGGTGAGCGTGGAGCATGTGGTCAACGTGCTGAGCCGGCTCAACGCGCAGCCGGCACCTCCCACGGCGGCCACACGGCTGAAGGTGACAACGCCACCGCTGGCAAACACGGCCCGCTACGACAGCCTTCGGGCCGACACCGCGGACAGTGCCGTGGGCGCCACCACCGAAGGAGCCCGCCATGAAGACTGA
- a CDS encoding DUF932 domain-containing protein: MNTVQASRPLAARFGQNTFVIRSETPLAEDQMRRAAPSIFAEGKHGSRSERYTYIPTIDVLRGLRHEGFEPFMVAQSKSRIEGKTEFTKHMIRMRHAGQVNTRPEANEIILINSHDGASSYQMLAGQFRFVCCNGLVVGDITNDIRIPHKGNIQGEVIEGAFRVLDDFEVVDASTDSMKALPLQREEQQAFATAALALRYGERGEGEPPAPVTAEQLIEARRPEDFGNSLWTTFQRVQENALRGGQPGRGAKGRRMHTRPVASIDRSVSLNRALWVLAEEMRKLKA; encoded by the coding sequence ATGAACACCGTCCAAGCTTCCCGCCCCCTGGCCGCCCGTTTTGGCCAGAACACCTTCGTCATCCGCAGCGAAACCCCGCTGGCCGAAGACCAGATGCGCCGGGCCGCGCCGTCCATCTTTGCCGAGGGCAAACACGGCAGCCGTTCCGAGCGCTACACCTACATCCCGACCATTGACGTGCTGCGCGGTCTGCGGCATGAAGGCTTCGAACCCTTCATGGTGGCCCAGAGCAAGAGCCGCATTGAAGGCAAAACCGAGTTCACCAAGCACATGATCCGCATGCGCCATGCGGGCCAGGTGAACACCCGGCCCGAGGCCAACGAGATCATCCTGATCAACAGCCACGACGGCGCCAGCAGCTATCAGATGCTCGCGGGTCAGTTCAGATTCGTCTGTTGCAATGGTCTGGTGGTGGGCGACATCACCAATGACATCCGCATCCCGCACAAAGGCAACATCCAGGGCGAGGTGATTGAAGGCGCGTTCCGGGTGCTGGACGACTTCGAGGTGGTGGACGCGTCCACCGACAGCATGAAAGCCCTGCCGCTGCAGCGCGAGGAACAGCAAGCCTTTGCTACCGCCGCTTTGGCGCTGCGCTACGGCGAACGCGGGGAGGGCGAACCACCGGCCCCGGTGACCGCCGAGCAGCTGATCGAAGCCCGCCGACCGGAGGACTTTGGCAACAGCCTGTGGACCACCTTCCAGCGGGTGCAGGAGAACGCCCTGCGTGGTGGCCAGCCCGGGCGCGGAGCCAAGGGCCGGCGCATGCACACCCGCCCGGTGGCCAGCATCGACCGCAGCGTGAGCCTGAACCGGGCGCTGTGGGTGCTGGCCGAAGAGATGCGCAAGCTCAAGGCCTGA
- a CDS encoding relaxase/mobilization nuclease domain-containing protein: MKAPSGNRRTPSRANVQGHAYGANTPHGPELDGVLITWGDRLFYPGNCIVQVRPQPRLDAQGSQGSQHRAAAIRQRIEATVVRRAPQVMVKVTGGGRSMAAIAAHFRYISKNGRLEIEDQRGETLRGKDGLYGLADEWRVGGSRIPEDAGPGQRREAFNIMLSMPRGTDPLIVQKAAREFAQTELADHRYVMVLHDHQANPHVHISVRTESMLGKRLNPRKSDLCWRRPKTEPLLRVVPTQN; the protein is encoded by the coding sequence ATGAAAGCACCATCCGGCAATCGGCGCACACCCTCACGAGCGAACGTGCAAGGTCACGCGTACGGCGCCAATACCCCACACGGCCCAGAGCTCGACGGCGTCCTCATCACCTGGGGCGACCGCCTTTTCTACCCGGGGAACTGCATCGTCCAGGTCCGGCCCCAGCCCCGGCTGGATGCGCAGGGCTCGCAGGGTTCACAACACAGGGCCGCAGCCATCCGCCAGCGCATCGAAGCCACCGTGGTGCGGCGCGCGCCGCAGGTGATGGTCAAGGTCACTGGGGGAGGGCGGAGCATGGCGGCCATTGCGGCGCACTTTCGTTACATCAGCAAAAACGGGCGGCTGGAGATTGAAGACCAGCGCGGCGAGACGCTGCGCGGCAAAGATGGCCTGTACGGCCTGGCCGACGAGTGGCGCGTCGGCGGTTCGCGCATTCCTGAAGATGCCGGGCCTGGCCAGCGGCGGGAGGCCTTCAACATCATGCTGTCGATGCCGCGCGGCACCGACCCGCTGATCGTGCAGAAAGCGGCGCGGGAGTTCGCGCAGACCGAGCTGGCCGATCACCGGTACGTGATGGTGCTGCACGACCACCAGGCCAACCCGCATGTGCACATCAGCGTGCGTACCGAGTCGATGCTGGGCAAGCGCCTCAACCCGCGCAAAAGCGACCTGTGTTGGCGCCGACCGAAAACTGAGCCACTTTTGAGGGTAGTGCCGACCCAAAACTGA
- a CDS encoding single-stranded DNA-binding protein: MANVQVIQRHAHLASAVKLEFVNGREGKVAKAVLTAISNSRRGSGEERSEEATAIQWTLWAKQAEHAAEYLGKGSHVNIVGRVRNNNYQDNDGVEVYGLAFTVDEIDYLDSKAEGEARRAREGAGDPPAPAPSAPTPAARPATSAKQRTPDAAHRAAPSRPAIPFHPFACLNTGAPP; the protein is encoded by the coding sequence ATGGCCAATGTTCAAGTCATCCAGCGCCACGCGCACCTGGCATCCGCCGTCAAGCTTGAATTCGTCAACGGGCGCGAAGGCAAAGTCGCCAAGGCGGTGTTGACCGCCATCAGCAACAGCCGCCGGGGCAGCGGTGAAGAGCGTTCCGAAGAAGCCACCGCGATCCAGTGGACGCTGTGGGCCAAGCAGGCCGAACACGCCGCCGAGTACCTGGGCAAGGGTTCGCACGTGAACATCGTCGGGCGGGTGCGCAACAACAACTACCAGGACAACGACGGCGTCGAGGTCTACGGGCTGGCGTTCACCGTGGACGAAATCGACTACCTCGACAGCAAGGCCGAGGGCGAAGCACGTCGCGCGCGTGAAGGTGCTGGTGATCCACCCGCACCAGCCCCCAGCGCACCCACCCCAGCCGCAAGGCCCGCAACGAGCGCCAAGCAGCGCACGCCTGACGCAGCACACCGGGCGGCACCCAGCCGCCCGGCTATCCCATTTCATCCCTTTGCATGCCTGAATACCGGAGCACCACCATGA